The following are from one region of the Nicotiana tomentosiformis chromosome 7, ASM39032v3, whole genome shotgun sequence genome:
- the LOC104115380 gene encoding peroxidase 3-like, whose amino-acid sequence MANFGYLGNFLLFCILLGIVTSSHAQLQLNFYAKSCPKAEKIIQDYVQKHIPNAPSLAAALLRLQFHDCFVRGCDASVLLNFTSSTKNQTEKVAIPNQTLRGFSFIDDVKKAVEAECPGIVSCADIVALVSRDSVVVTGGPYWNVPTGRRDGRISNASEALANIPPPTSNFSSLQTSFASKGLDLKDLVLLSGAHTIGVSHCSSFSTRLYNFTGVLGKQDPSLDSEYAANLKAKKCKSINDNTTIVEMDPGSSSTFDLSYFKLLLKRKGLFQSDAALTTSATTKSYINQLVQGSLKQFNAEFAKAMEKMGSIEVKTGSAGEIRKQCAFVNN is encoded by the exons ATGGCTAACTTTGGCTATTTGGGTAATTTTCTACTGTTCTGTATTCTACTAGGAATAGTGACTTCTAGCCATGCTCAGTTACAGCTCAACTTTTATGCAAAGAGCTGTCCAAAAGCAGAGAAGATAATTCAAGATTATGTCCAAAAGCACATCCCAAATGCTCCATCTCTTGCAGCTGCCTTGCTCAGACTGCAGTTCCACGATTGTTTTGTCAGG GGTTGTGATGCATCTGTGCTTCTGAATTTCACTTCGAGCACGAAAAACCAAACTGAAAAAGTAGCTATTCCTAATCAAACACTGAGAGGCTTCTCATTCATTGATGATGTGAAGAAAGCAGTTGAAGCTGAATGCCCTGGAATTGTCTCTTGTGCTGATATTGTTGCCTTAGTTTCTAGAGACTCCGTCGTGGTCACG GGAGGTCCTTACTGGAATGTTCCAACTGGTAGAAGAGATGGAAGAATATCAAACGCGTCCGAAGCTTTGGCAAACATTCCTCCTCCAACTAGTAACTTTTCCAGTCTCCAGACATCTTTTGCAAGCAAGGGTCTTGACCTAAAAGACTTGGTCCTATTGTCTG GTGCACATACCATAGGAGTCTCTCATTGCTCGTCATTTTCAACACGTTTATACAATTTTACTGGAGTTTTGGGCAAACAAGATCCATCTCTAGACAGCGAATATGCAGCTAATCTTAAGGCGAAGAAATGTAAATCAATCAATGACAATACCACGATCGTTGAAATGGATCCTGGAAGTTCAAGCACCTTTGATCTTAGCTACTTTAAGCTTTTGTTAAAGAGAAAAGGACTATTCCAATCTGATGCAGCCTTGACAACAAGTGCGACAACAAAGTCATACATCAATCAGTTAGTACAAGGATCGCTCAAACAGTTCAACGCTGAATTCGCTAAGGCTATGGAGAAAATGGGCAGTATTGAAGTCAAGACTGGCTCTGCTGGTGAGATTAGGAAGCAATGTGCATTTGTGAATAATTAA
- the LOC104115379 gene encoding peroxidase 3-like: MANFGYLGNFLLFCILLGIVTSSHAQLQLNFYAKSCPKAEKIIQDYVQKHIPNAPSLAAALLRLQFHDCFVRGCDASVLLNFTSSTKNQTEKVAIPNQTLRGFSFIDDVKKAVEAECPGIVSCADIVALVSRDSVVVTGGPYWNVPTGRRDGRISNASEALANIPPPTSHFSSLQTSFASKGLDLKDLVLLSGAHTIGVSHCSSFSTRLYNFTGVLGTQDPSLDSEYAANLKAKKCKSINDNTTIVEMDPGSSSTFDLSYFKLLLKRKGLFQSDAALTTSATTKSYINKLVQGSLKQFNAEFAKAMEKMGSIEVKTGSAGEIRKQCAFVNSEV; the protein is encoded by the exons ATGGCTAACTTTGGCTATTTGGGTAATTTTCTACTGTTCTGTATTCTACTAGGAATAGTGACTTCTAGCCATGCTCAGTTACAGCTCAACTTTTATGCAAAGAGCTGTCCAAAAGCAGAGAAGATAATTCAAGATTATGTCCAAAAGCACATCCCAAATGCTCCATCTCTTGCAGCTGCCTTGCTCAGACTGCAGTTCCACGATTGTTTTGTCAGG GGTTGTGATGCATCTGTGCTTCTGAATTTCACTTCGAGCACGAAAAACCAAACTGAAAAGGTGGCTATTCCTAATCAAACACTGAGAGGCTTCTCATTCATTGATGATGTGAAGAAAGCAGTTGAAGCTGAATGCCCTGGAATTGTCTCTTGTGCTGATATTGTTGCCTTAGTTTCTAGAGACTCCGTCGTGGTCACG GGAGGTCCTTACTGGAATGTTCCAACTGGTAGAAGAGATGGAAGAATATCAAACGCGTCCGAAGCTTTGGCAAACATTCCTCCTCCAACTAGTCACTTTTCCAGTCTCCAGACATCTTTTGCAAGCAAGGGTCTTGACCTAAAAGACTTGGTCCTATTGTCTG GTGCACATACTATTGGAGTTTCTCATTGCTCGTCATTTTCAACACGTTTATACAATTTTACCGGAGTTTTGGGCACACAAGATCCGTCTCTAGACAGCGAATATGCAGCTAATCTTAAGGCGAAGAAATGCAAATCAATCAATGACAATACCACAATTGTTGAAATGGATCCTGGCAGTTCAAGCACCTTTGATCTTAGCTACTTTAAGCTTTTACTAAAGAGAAAAGGGCTATTCCAATCAGATGCAGCCTTGACAACAAGTGCGACAACAAAGTCATACATCAACAAGCTAGTACAAGGATCACTCAAACAGTTCAATGCTGAATTCGCCAAGGCTATGGAGAAAATGGGCAGTATAGAAGTCAAGACTGGCTCTGCTGGTGAAATTAGGAAGCAATGTGCATTTGTGAATAGTGAAGTGTAG
- the LOC138895257 gene encoding uncharacterized protein — protein MAIFSIKKMYVSIRGVFPKVSWRKLVCNNLGAPIWIFIMRLIAHGKLNTRDRLLKWGLSVLQNCPLCVTETENIVHLFFQCDLSAHIWNKFLQWQGINRVALDWHDELKWAEIYAKKCDLQPLSGLLFTGVSGTDTLNSNQTAHHPNSPFPCSSMAKTSKTVPQKEAASSSRPAGGEAAVKPYFEDCGPNAGTDSKTQAMGRGPDVAENILRAWLGLGKDVAMRPPSGDEEFLPSTSKQAKEKKIKGAPSSQGLEKKKSARKSRKSKGETVATP, from the exons ATGGCAATATTCTCTATCAAGAAAATGTATGTCTCGATTAGAGGTGTTTTCCCTAAGGTGTCATGGAGGAAATTAGTGTGTAATAACCTAGGAGCTCCTATATGGATATTCATAATGAGATTAATAGCACATGGGAAGTTGAATACTAGGGATAGGTTGCTAAAATGGGGGTTGAGTGTTCTACAAAACTGTCCTCTATGTGTTACTGAAACTGAAAATATAGTACATCTATTCTTTCAATGTGACTTGTCTGCACATATCTGGAATAAATTCTTACAATGGCAAGGTATAAATAGGGTGGCACTAGATTGGCATGATGAGTTGAAATGGGCTGAGATCTATGCAAAAAAG TGTGATTTACAGCCATTAAGTGGTTTGCTATTCACTGGCGTTTCTGGTACCGAtactctg AACTCTAATCAAACTGCACACCATCCTAATTCTCCTTTCCCTTgttcatcaatggcgaaaacctccaaaACCGTGCCGCAAAAAGAGGCTGCATCTTCATCACGACCCGCCGGTGGTGAGGCTGCGGTGAAGCCCTACTTTGAGGA CTGTGGCCCAAATGCTGGAACCGATTCCAAAACTCAAGCAATGGGTCGAGGGCCTGATGTCGCAGAAAACATACTCCGAGCATGGTTGG GCCTCGGGAAGGATGTTGCGATGAGGCCTCCATCTGGTGACGAAGAATTCCTTCCATCTACTTCGAAGCAGGCCaaagaaaagaagataaaagggGCTCCGAGTTCCCAAGGCTTGGAAAAGAAAAAATCGGCGAGGAAGTCTCGCAAGTCCAAGGGGGAAACTGTTGCTACGCCTTAA